Proteins encoded in a region of the Nicotiana tomentosiformis chromosome 9, ASM39032v3, whole genome shotgun sequence genome:
- the LOC138898845 gene encoding uncharacterized protein, whose protein sequence is MRGHIQRDCRSSHRIMGRGAAQPASSAATTSTSPPSAQGTTPTGSGVARGSAQSSGGPNRFYAMRRHQDSEASPDVVTGILTVQSHDVYGRIDPGFTLSYVTPYVAMEFGIELEQLHEPFFVSTMVGESIMAAQVYRDCVVMVHGWDTLADLLELGMVDFDVIMGTHWLYSYFAKLDCRTRTVRLEFPNVSVIEWKKGGGMWCLRVGLFPTLRPRR, encoded by the coding sequence atgaggggtcacattcagagggattgccgctCATCCCACCGGATcatgggcagaggtgcggcacaACCAGCTAgctctgcagctactacatctacATCACCTCCTTCAGCTCAAGGCACAACACCCACAGGGAGTGGTGTAGCTAGGGGtagtgcacagagttcgggaggacctaatagattttatgctatgcggaggcatcaggattcagaggcttctccagatgttgtcacaggaatattgactgtccaatcccatgatgtatatgGTCGTATTGATCCCGGtttcactttgtcatatgtcactccttatgttgctatggaatttgggatagaattggaacaacttcatgagccgttcttcGTATCTACtatggttggtgagtctattatggccgcacaggtttatagggattgtgttgtcatggtgcaTGGTTGGGACACCCTGGCCGATCTTCtagaattggggatggttgattttgatgtaataatggggacgcactggctttattcatattttgctaagcttgattgtcgaaccaggactgttaggcttgaatttccaaatgtgtcagtgattgaatggaaaAAGGGGGGAGGGATGTGGTGcctaagggtaggtttatttcctaccttaaggccacgaagataa
- the LOC138898846 gene encoding uncharacterized protein — protein MEFLPAETKVAHAAEFQSLKQGSMNMWEYHMEFARLSKYAIHMLPTVEARVRQFMQGLSPLVINEAATTALNFDMYYGKMVAFAQAIEDRKLKNKREREGSSKARTAGNLGSYSGGGRLAFKGGSSGPSQSFAQYSMSAPPSGPA, from the coding sequence ATGGaattcttgcctgccgagactaaggtgGCCCATGCCGCTGAGTTTCagagcctgaagcagggtagcatgaatatgtgggagtaccatatggaatttgcacgcctgtccaagtatgctattcatatGTTGCCTACTGTGGAAGCTAGAGTGCGCCAGTttatgcagggccttagccccttggttattaatgaggcagCTACGACTGCCTTGAATTTTGATATgtactatgggaagatggtggcgtTTGCTCAAGCTATAGAGGATcgtaaactaaaaaataaaagggAGCGCGAGGGTAGCAGCAAGGCTCGGACCGCGGGCAACTTGGGTAGTTATTCTGGTGGTGGTAGGTTGGCATTTAAGGGAGGGTCATCAGGTCCATCTCAATCATTCGCTCAATATTCGATGAGTGCACCACCATCCGGGCCGGcctag